The following DNA comes from Castanea sativa cultivar Marrone di Chiusa Pesio chromosome 10, ASM4071231v1.
TTACTCTCATGATGACTTGTGTTAAAACAGTCTCATATTTAGTGCTAGTGAATGAGGAACCAAAAGGATTGATCCATCCTACAAGGGGAGTTCGTCGAGGCGATCCTCTATCTCCTTTTTTGTTATTACTATGTACGGAAGAACTTAATAGCCTTATCTTGAAGGTAGCAAATGAAGGCTCCATTCACGGATTTGCCTTGAGTAGAAAAGGCCCAAAACTAACCCATTTGCTCTTTGCAGATGATAGCTTATTGTTTTGCAAGTCTAGTAGGGGTGAATGAGTGTTGGAAATCTTGGCTACCTATGAAAGCATGTTGGGGCAGAAAATTAATAGAAGCAAAACTTCCATCTTCTTTATCAAATCCACAACCGAGGCAATGAGGATAGAAATAAAAGACATTTTGGGGGTTCCGAAAATTCGGTATTATGAAGAATATTTGGGCTTATCCTCACTAGTTAGAAGACACAAGAAGGCAAGCTTTGAATATATCAAAGAAAGAGTGTGGAGGAAGTTGCAAGGTTAGGAAGAAGTTACTATCACAAGCAAGAAGAGAAGTTTTAATCAAGGCGGTGGTGCAAGCCATCCCCACCTACATAATGTGTTGTTTCAAGCTCCCCATTGGCCTTTGCAATGAAATTGAGAAGCTAATTCGAAGGTTTTGGTGGGGTTAAAGAGGAGATCGTAGAAAGATTCATTGGGTCAAATGAGAGGATATGTGTGAACCAAAATCTGAAGGGGGTATGGGTTTTATGGAGCTATCTTTGTTCAATGATGCCCTCTTGGTGAAGCAAACATGGAGGCTGCTGCATAATCAAAATTCCTTGTTCCACAGTgtgttcaagtccaagtattttTCCAAATTGCTCAATCTTAGAAGCTAAGGAAGGATGTGGGGGTTCGTATGCTTGGAAGAGCATTTTAAAAGGGAGGGCGCGATTATGAGAGGTGCAAATTGGAGAGTTGGGAATGGGGAAACAATCAAATTATGGGGAGGAAAGTGACTGCCTTCTTTCAACACTCCATCAATCCAAGGTCCCCTCATGGTAGAGTTGCAAGAAGATAGTGTTAGTGCTCTTATAAACCTGGTCACAAGGCAGTGGGATGTAAGTTTGTTGCATAGTAGGTTCAGTGAAGTGGAAGCAGAGCTGATTCAAAAACTCCCTCTAAGTCGAATCAATGCACCTAACATTCCCATATGGCCTTTTGTTCAATTCGGGGAGTACACTGTTAGGTTCGGATACTTCTTCCTCAAAACTGAAGCAAGAACAACACCCACTGGAAGCCAAGGCAATGTCGAGAAGCTGAAACCTctgtggaaaaaaaatatggaagtTGCTACTGCCCTGTAAAGTCCGAGACTTCCTTTGTAGAGCTTGTAGAAATGCGATTCTGACAATGCAAATCTGCACCACCGCCATGTGGTTGATAGTCTGGTGTGTTCCCTCAGTTCACAACACAATGAGGATGTACTTCACTCATTACGGTCTTGTCCGAGCCTTACACAGGTCTGGAATAAAGACTTGTAGTGAAGTTTTAAGAACCACATGAATTTCCAAGATTTTCCTCAATTGTTGCTCCATATATTCAGCTTGGGTTGTAGTGTGGAGCTCTTTGCAATGTAGGCTTGGACGATCTAGTATAGGAGGAATAAGGTTAGAACGGCACCCTCAGGCTTCCCTTTGAATCTCATCTCACAGAGTGCTTATGATGCATTGATGGATTATAGGTCGGCTTAGCCAAGGAAAACCCAAACAGGCCAAGCGTAAGGTGGTCACCACCTCCTGTGGGTTGGTATAAGACCAATTTTGATGCAGCGATTTTTAAAGAAGAGGACAGAGTAGGTGTGAGAGTGATAATGGGACACCAACGGTTTGGTAGTGGCCTTCTTATCATAGAATATACAACTCGCAACTTCGGTGGAGGACTTGGAAACCATGGTAGCAATCTGAGCCATTGAAGTGTCCTATGAGCTGGGTTTTGATAAGATCATACTTGAAGGCAATTGTGAGACTATCATTAAGGCCCTAACAGATCCATTACCATCACTGGCGTCCTATGGTTTGTTGATTCATGATGCACAACAATTGGCAGAGCAGCTCAATGGGATTAGATTTCAACACGTGGGTAAGGAGGGTAACAAACTAACTCATAACCTTGCTAGACATGCACGTCACGTCACAGATTTTAATATTTGGATGGACGATGTTCCAGTCCATTGTTTAGATGTTTATTAGGCAGACATGCCATTATCTTAATAAAGTTCAACTCTTCTTTCtcaatttgaaaaagaaatagtCCAAGTGTGCGTTTGCACAGCACTGAAATTATTTCAGtgctgcgttttgcgtttttttgGATCTTACAGCATTGTTTATGGGACCCACAAAAGTCATCCAAACACAGACTTTAATATAAACttgggtcccacagcactattcacacatttaaatattattttgctaaagtgttttcagtaataaattttcagttttcagcaaataagcggtatctaaataCACTCTAACTATCTGTTTGGTTTCAGCATCTGCGTCTGCGTCTGCGCGTTTCACGTCTGTGCgttatctcctttttttttttttaaaccgcAACTTTTGACTATTCTTCTGTGAATAGTGTACTCGTGTACAGTTCacgagtcccacaaactttatttttcagtaattttttcattaaaaatgggtctcatagcactattcatatatttaaaaattatttttttatagtgtttttagtttttaacaataaattctatctaAACGGACTCTAAATTATTGATTGTTATAGAATCatgtaacaataataaaaaaaaagaaaaaaaagaaaaaagagtatcTTGCTTACGAAATAATGATCATCAGATCGggtggacatttttttttttttgggaactatCAGATTAGGTGGacattaaaatttctttttttgaaacttaaaattgtacagataaaaaaattgtacatatatTTTATCCTTTGACccaaatatacatatatatttttttggttgagaatccACTGACACAAAtcaattttatatcaaaatctGTACGAGTTTCTCTGACTTGCTACTCAACTTCATATGTAGGGAAGAGAACAACAAACTCACAAGTCACATAGACAGATCAATTGAAAAGAAAGGTAGAAAGAAGATCAAAGTAAAGaactctctcatctctctgaGCTTTGGTCAAGGAGAAGTCATAGAATCTAGTTTAATTTATCCATTGCCATGGAGAGCAATAACAAATCAGAAACAGCAGGAAAAGTTTTGAGATGCAAAGGTACTTTTGCTTCATTTCTATTAATTTATCAGCtctagtttctttcttttctagtttCTTTGGATATCTATTATATATTAACtacattttgtttctttgtttgcaACCCAAACAGCTGCAATTTCCAGGATTCCGGGAGAGCCACTCGTGATAGAGGACATTGAAGTAGACCCCCCACAAGCTTGGGAGATTCGGATCAAAATTATATGCACATCCCTGTGTCACACTGATATCACCTTCTGGAAAATGAAAGCAGTAAGTTCTTCCCCACCATAgaaataacaaatatattgttCTCCTATTAAGTCTACTCATTACTATCCAACGtaaattttcaaagttttaaATGGTATTAGTGCATTATTTCTCAAGGGACCTGCTGCAGTTTTTCCAAGAATTTTTGGGCATGAAGCTGTTGGGTAATTTTATATAACTCCACCTGTACTTGTTTCCATTTCCCGAACTAATATTCTTCATTTGAGTTTCTAGCTTGTGTTATAGTTCTGGCTTTTTTGTGGCGATAGTGTTGTTGAAAGCGTGGGAGATCATGTAGAAGAATTTACAGTGGGGGATACAGTGTTGCCAGTGTTCCTACCGAATTGCAAGGAATGCAGCGACTGCAAGTCTCAAAAGAGCAACATTTGCTCaatatttgagaacaatttttccCCTGAAATGCCTAGGGATGGCACTAGCAGATTTAAGGACATGAATGGTGAGATTTTGCACCATTTCTTGTGGGTGTCTAGCTTCACTGAGTATACAGTGGTAGATGTAACCCATGCAGTGAAGATTACTCCTGAGATTCCAGTTGATAAGGCCTGCTTGCTTGGTTGTGGAGTGTCCACAGGTTAGTCTTTGAAAAATTCCACATGAATTGATTACATACTTTTTACAGACCATCAATGCAAATTCACGGCCGTAATAGGAAGCCATTGTGATTTGTTTTGTGCATTTTGGCCAGATTTTCGGATTGTACAATCTTTCAATggagtaacattttttttttctgatgttATTCAACCGAATAACTGTTTTCTCTGGttaattattttgaaactaatttataattgaaaaatggAGAACAAAATCATAGTTTTCTGTGAAGCATAAAAGCAACCAGCAATCATGTGGTCGCCAAGAAATAGAGCAGAAATACTTTGATAATCGATGACCACCTGTGACTTATAGACTTATATCAACCTGTCGGTCATTGTGGTCCTTTTTGTAGTTTTATATTCAATCAATTAGTGAAATTTGGATTTTGGCCAAAAAATTGATAAGGGCCACACCTACTGCCATGTTAGGTGAACTGTTGAAGTGGTACGGGTATTTTCCCTTGTCGCGAAGTTTTGGCCCttttggggtattttagtaTTTATGGGCTTGCTGTCGTTGGTTCAAGTCTTGAGGATGGGTTTGGGGGTAGACTTTAAGTTGTCAAGACTTTTAAATTAGTAAAGtatttgataattgaataaaaaatttaaaatttaatttttatttacataaaaaaattaattaatggtttgatctaataataaagagttataaattaaaaaaattttttaaaaaaaagtttctaaaccATATATGTGGGCCACAATCCACAacataaattgaattttttttttccgagtATTAAGATAAAGGTTTTaggccttttctttttgctttgaAATAATCTAaaacttttagtttttctttttttcaaataatttaaaactatatatcttaattttttttttaaaaagctagtttttttaattttttttccaaataatctAAAACTATGTCTAtatcttttgaaaaaacaaCATTGACTATACAAATAGATTACTATAATTAAGATGTTTTCAGATCTACAATTAGTCAAATAGATTctcaaaagagagaaagattcaaattttgataCATCAATTTTTGGAATATGTATATTGTGTGCCACAGattatatcattattatcatCATTAAATTATTACTTTAACTTTATAattaatgttaataaaataataataatgtttctctaattataattataattgttattattattattattttttgcggTAGCCGTAGCATTATTTGAAACCATTATTCAAGAATTAATCACACCTGTCACGTTACCACCAACCATCAAAAtcattaatataaattataatgccGCACCACCTACCATTTTATAGTGATTCCTACCGTCTACTAATTGACTAATTGTGGTGTTAAATTGTAAAGAACAAAACTTTAGGTGCTGTTTCTTAAGTTTTCCTCTTAAAAATCAGTCAGATgacaatttaattaaaaaatacactttcatttcatgaaaaaaaaatccacatggcaaaattttaagaggggaacctaaggaataatacctaagtactgtacttaagtcttgcccaattgtaaaattattaaagCAATATTAATGTGATAGCTTggtgtttataattttttggttccctactatttttttttttccaattttctttGTGTTATTTGCGAAGTGGAAGAGGTTACTTCTAACAGGTTCTCATGTGGTTGCAGGAATTGGAGCAGCGTGGAAGGTAGCTGAGGTGGAAGAGGGATCCATGGTGGCTATCTTTGGGCTTGGACCAGTTGGACTTGCGGTATGTAAATGAATTTATTGATCTCAATGACTAATGTGGATCTTGCTCAACGTTTCAAGTCCACAGTTGGTCTGTAGTTTTACGGACACATATATTTAAGTTAGaataaagttaaatttttatattgtgtataaaaaaaaaatccacagcTAGACCATGTTGGTTGCCAATATCAATAAAGTCCCAACAAAATCAAGACACAGCACAAGGgaccccaaaaaagaaaaaacaaaacgaaggtaaaaaaaataatacaaaaggTTCAGaaaaaatttgatcattttacAGACAAATCAAGATTGGGCCAATTAGGTGACTTTTTAGAAAGTACAGAATTTTTAAGATCGCAGATGTCGTCTTTTCTCAAAGGGAATGGATATCAAATCCACTTATCCATTTGTTCCACTAAATAATTGATACCGAATGGGgaaaaaaaggaatgaaaaaaagaattactACCTAACAAATGTAATTgtaatttaaatgaatttaagAAGCACAAATTGATAACAGGTTGCGGAGGGAGCAAGACAAAGAGGAGCTTTAAAGATTATAGCTGTTGATTTGAATCCTGAAAAATTCGACATAGGTAAGCTGTCTATCTATTAACCTAAggtttccttttattttctgcATTATCTTTTATCAATATATCATACTCATTCGGTTCCAAATAGTTGGTCTTCTATTCCATTTTGAAATGCTTCAAAATGATGTCatctttctaaaattaataaataaaatttctaacttACCCttaactttatttaaaaagtcaatGCCATTCTTTTTCTATAGTTTAAATTAATGAGggttgttttgaaaatttgtacatTTTAACTAACAAATAATGGATTAAATGATGTTCCcgtaaaaatttgattttctaaacATGACCAACATTTTGGGATGGAATGAGTATATAAATATAGGCTAATATAGGCTAAATTGCAAACTACATTCTTATAGAATTGTTAGATTCtaatttaatacaaaattaagatgcaattagaatccaattaaaCTACACCCCTATTTTACCTTTGAAATTTGGAAGTGTTTGGATTTACACTaacgtttcaaaatttggattttactcatCTAAAATTTGgaggtgtttgaattttacttcataaaatttagggatttttggattttataccttgaagtttcagaatttaaaggtgtaaaattcaaacactcctaAACTTTAATTAAGAGGTAAAATCCAAACTCTGAAACTTTaggatgtaaaattcaaatacctcCAAATTTTAGGAGTATAGCTTGCAATTTAGCCTGtaatatattaaagtaaaagttcaatctagaatttaaattggattctaattgcactttaattttgtattatatatcattttaattGAACAATAATTTGATGTCAAATTcctttaaattttcaattcatgCTAAGTGTCATTccaattaaactttaattttgagccaaatataattatatgaaatTTCATGCATTTAAACTTAgaatatactatatatatatataattgtaattatttttaattgcaTTTAACATATAGGGATTataagtttattatttttatttttaaggagaaTGTAAGctagtagttttattattataataattattattatttgaaactGCTAGGAGTATTTAAAAGCTCAACAAggttgttattttattttaatctatgCAGGAAAGAAATTTGGAGTCACTGATTTTGTAAACCCTGAAACCTGTGGAGAAAAGTCAGTCAGTGAGGTAGggatttctttttaatgaaattattattattattatgattatttacttctttttttagagagaatttcaacttatggtgttcattcctgatgatagctctttatcatcaaaccaagacaccaaacaattttttgtgtaagcggagattgaaccccaaatctcttattcaactatcagagactttaccaattgagctagtTGGAACCCTTTTTTATGATTATTTACTAATATTCAGTTCTCAAATGATTTTGAAAGAAATGTGTTgcatagaaaatgctttttatttagcCTGGTAGGTGAGGGGCCATAAGCGGCTCTAGGTATAGTTCAGGGGTTCGTTTGAACCCCTTGAGTcggggaaaaagaaaatattatatatactttttaaatttttttttatttgaccctccaaaaataaattttgaaccccctagatctaaattttttttaagcccaaCTGAAATGAATTTGAATATGACCATCTTGACAATATCTTggtctttttaaataaataaaaaaccacaataacaaaccaatttgatctaaaatatGGGGGAAAAATAGTAAGCCTAACAACAAAAGTATAAATTTGTTCatcttaaatctaaaaaaaaaaaatcatttatatagattaacaaatttgaaataaactaataaataaaagtttattGTATTTAGATCTCACTTGGAGTtcacttaacaacaataattcaTAAGTTgattgtatttaaaaataatagatGATTTCCAAGATTTAATCTTAGCAATAATAATTAGTATCTTCATTGTATTAATAAACAATATgcaatgaacttatagtttatcttatATGAGAAACGCTATGGTTATAATACACTCATGATAAAGCCTAGGTAGCAGATTGTTACTAGCTGTTATTGATGAGAAAAACAGTAATTTCAATAgtgagtttaaattagaactaataacaatctataactcaaaatttgttgaaaaagtGTCGTAAAAATGTAGCACTTCTCATCTTGTATTCTCCTAATAGTACATACTATGAAAAATTTAGTAATAAAGAAATCACGTAGACCACAAgattcacttttttattttattttttatacccAAAATGCATTTTCTTATTGATCcccttaaaaatatattatggagtcgccactgtgaGGGGCACCTTTCAAAGTGCAAAACAAAGCTATAAGGTTCTTTATGTTGTCggattgtattgtattgtattgtatgtGCTCACCTGGAGTTTTCCATTTTTTGTGACATTGATAATCAGGTGATTAAGGAATTAACAAATGGGGGTGCTGACTATTGCTTTGAGTGTATCGGGTTGGCATCATTAATGCAAGAAGCTTTTCTAAGCAGCcgaaaggttctctctctctctctctctctcaacttctgtgttttttttagagaaaaaaatagaaaaacactTGTCTAGGGAGATAGTGTGTATCtacatataattcaatagttagggCAAGGAttttgttaagaatataaagtgagagagaaagactgaATAGTTTGTATATTCTGTGTGAACAATAATATACAATAGAGAGCCTTATATAGGCTAGGTatgtgtgtagtacaagtaatatgagtaaACTACAAGTACAGTATACTGGGCCAAGCCCAATGGGCTAATTTAGTCTAATCTATATACTAACAGATTTGAATTGAATCCTTAAACGTCTCGTGATTTATGTTTGATACGTTCTTGCTAATGatcacttattttattttattttattttagaagatGGTTCATATTGATCTGATAGAACCATATGGCATGGCATGGCATCTTTTCATGGTTGGGTGGTTCATATGCTaacattattaattaattttcattctTGCAAACGAGAGAATCCGTAAGTTTTGGTTGCTGTTTTACTCCAAGAAGTTGCAGAAGGCACATCAGATGACAGTTTACTCGGTAAAAGATAACCCTAAAATCCACCATACATGTGATGTGTAATGTGTCCATAGGGAAAATAGTGTGTGCATtgcgtgaaaaaaaaaagtaaacaaattAATGTAGTGGTTGCTGACCAAATTAGCtcttttttataggtaataaatAATACTTCATTAGAAAAACTAAACTGTCTGGGATGTTTAAAACCCAAATTATACAGTACTAAGTAATAACAAAACACCCCTTCTAGCAAGTGCATAAGCACACTTGTTGCCTTCCACTTGTTATCAAATTAGCTGTGACTATCATTTAATTTCCTAGTCGTTTTGGTGTTGAAGTATTACTGATTCAATGATTAGTTTTTGATAATGCCAGGGTTGGGGAAAGACAGTGATACTTGGAGTGGAGATGCATGGAGCGCAAGTGAGTCTTAACCCCTATGAGTTTCTCCGCGGTAGAAGCGTGATTGGCTCATTGTTTGGAGGTGTCAAACCCAAATCTGATATCCCTGTCTTCGCCAAGAAATACCTAGACAATGTATGTTGACATTCTTTCATGGTTTACATCAATTATCAGGCAATCACTACTCATGGTGTTGCTCATGATTTTGAATATACTGTGTGCTACTAGtgatgtttgttttgtttgtgctGCAGGAGCTTCGTTTGGACGAGTTCATATCGCATGAATTGAGCTTCCAAGACATAAACAAAGCCTTCGAATTACATCAAGAAGGAAAGAGCCTCCGTTGCATTATATGGATGGATCGATAGACTGGATTGCTGCCTATGTTGTATCATGTTGTTAATGACAACAGAGGAAATTCATGATACTGTTAACCAATAAGTTGTTTACCATTTAAGATGAAGTCACTCTTCATTTTCATTGAATTATATTCTCAATTGAAGTTCTTCCtgcgaggaaaaaaaaaaaataatggcatGCAATGTAGGCCCACTAAATTTGGGTCATTTCTGAATTTAGTTTATGAggtttaaaatttcaaatttagtcCGTGATGGTTTATACAATGCCATCTTTAATAATGTGACTATTAAATACTAAATAAGTACCTAAAACTTCAAGGGACTTCTAATGTTATTCAATGTACGCTCACTAAATTCGggtcattttttaatttagtttataaggtttaaattttaaatttagtcCATGATAGTTTACACAATGTCATATCTTTGTCTTTAATGATGTGACTATTAAATACTAAATAAGTACTTGAAACGTTAAGAGACTTATAACTCAATaacattattttctttcttctcaagaagaagaagaagaagaagaaggcattGCTTGCTCTCCTTTTTAAAAACTCCATATCAAGAATTACTTTTCTATTGATTATAATGAGTATTTTTAGAATACTTGTGTGTATTACATGCATGTCAATGAGGTCTTTTATATGAAAAGTTTTGAATGCggagtttttttttgggaaactATACTTATCCATCTTAAACTATACAATCAAATACACTTTGCAcccctaaattttttgaatCCATATTTTGCACCTTAAACTATGATCTTTGTTACACTTTACACTCCAACATCAAGTTTGCTGTTAACTTTGATAGATTAATTTCCCCTCTTCTCAATTCcttaaaaacaaatgaaaattacattttatcatCCTAAATTATACTCctaattacactttgcaccttaaATTTTGAACTTCTCTCCAAGTTAACATCAAACTTAATATTgtggtgcaaagtgtaacaaggATCATAATTTAAGATACAAATCGTGCATTTGAAAAGTTtatggtgcaaagtgtaatatgAGGCATAATTTAGAATAACAAAGTATAATtttcctaagtttttttttttttctccatcgATGTGACCCATGTGGGATTAGCTTTGCCTCGACTTTCAAGAGAAAATTCCCATGAATGGTTCCACCAAAtcttgataaataaaaattcacctAAGTTTTAAAGGATGTAGAGGTCATTTTTAGTGAAAAGGgtgggaaaataaaataaaataaaatcagcaGGGggttttcaataataaaaaataaaaaacctcagTGGAGGTAAgtctaattaatttattatttatcctTTGAAAGTGAAACTTTGTGCAGAGGGTTATACTTTACGCTTTCATTAGTTACTGTTGAGCTCGACATGGAACAAGGGGAGCAACTATGCGAGGCCGCGAGGAGCGGCGACTTGGACAAGCTGAAAGCTCTGATAGACTCCGGCGCTGACGTGTCCTATTTCGACGGCGAAGGCCTCACTCCGCTCATGCACGCGGCCAAGCACGGCCACGCCGCCGTCGTTAAGAGCCTTCTCGACGCCGGCGCGCCGTGGAACGCCCTCTCTCCGTCCAACCTCTCCGCCGGTGATCTCGCCATGGAAGGTTCCAACCAGGAAGCTTTTGATATCCTCGTCAATGCTGGTACGCACTTTGCTACTCTCTCTAATGGTACTCTAGaatttttcttgttaattttaAGAGGCAATGATTTATGCTACTATATGCTACCACTTTAGGCAGTGCTTACATTATAGTGAaatttttatatcaaataaatttttggaTAAGAAGGTACAGTTTCTTAGCTTATGTACATTTCTCAATTGAATTGAAACATGTGTGGCTTCATTGGCTAATGCAGCACAAACATTGTTATCTTCcaccaacaaaaattaaattgagtTATGTGGTTTGTTGGTCAATGCAATGACATGGTTGTATTTCAATGAATATCTTTTGTGTTAGTTCAAAATAGACTTAGTATCATAAAGaaccttgtagctcaactagcacATCTTAGCGTTTCCAACAAAGATGTTGAGGGTTTGAATCTCCCTCCCCCATTGCTAGGAAGCACAAACACTTCATTTGGGATGCCGTATCTACATGCATGTCCCATTTGTGtcctttgttaaaaaaaagattgCGGAACACGACCAGAACACAAGAACAAGAGGAATCAAATATTCTTTTACAAAACAAAGAGGGCATTCATGCTCTGAATAGTAATAGTGCATTTGGAAATTAATAAATCTTTATTCTTGgtttttattctaatttctaaacatCCTTTAATAGTCATGGATTTTCTTTATTATCTATCATTACtcttaatttgatatatataacattatatgaaaaacaaatgcttaataatatatagaaaataaaaatatatttaataattattaaatagacATGTTCTGCCGTACCTTTgtcctattttttcaaaaattgatgcGTTGCCGTATCGTACCCGCACCCGTACCCTTCAGCTCATATGGCACTTTTCCCCTCAGATAAGTAGGGGGTGGAGGGTAAGgttaacttaccaataaaaaatttaagtaatacaaaataaagaagTGTTTTTGCATATGAACAGGGATTCAAGCTGAATTGGTCCTAGGAACAATTGCAAGGAGAACAAATgaaaatggtgattttgatggaGCTTACTTGGAAGACAGGGTTACTTTTAGTGAGGACAAGCTGATGGACTCTGATAGCAAGGCTGTCATGATGGCTTGGGAGAAACCATTGATGGAAGCTCATGCTAAAGCTGTTTGCTCAGGAGGTGGTCACATTCTGAACATTGGATTTGGAATGGGTCTTGTGGATACTGCCATTCAGCAATATGCACCTGTTACACACACTATTGTTGAGGCTCACCCTGAAGTTTATG
Coding sequences within:
- the LOC142612588 gene encoding protein arginine N-methyltransferase 2 — protein: MEQGEQLCEAARSGDLDKLKALIDSGADVSYFDGEGLTPLMHAAKHGHAAVVKSLLDAGAPWNALSPSNLSAGDLAMEGSNQEAFDILVNAGIQAELVLGTIARRTNENGDFDGAYLEDRVTFSEDKLMDSDSKAVMMAWEKPLMEAHAKAVCSGGGHILNIGFGMGLVDTAIQQYAPVTHTIVEAHPEVYERMLRTGWGDKDNVKIIFGRWQDVLSQLESYDGIFFDTYGEYYEDLREFHQHLPILLKPGGIYSFFNGLCGGNAFFHVVYCHLVSLELENLGYSTQLIPLPVKDCLGEEVWEGVKHKYWQLDTYYLPACQSMQDSE
- the LOC142611851 gene encoding alcohol dehydrogenase-like 2, which produces MESNNKSETAGKVLRCKAAISRIPGEPLVIEDIEVDPPQAWEIRIKIICTSLCHTDITFWKMKAGPAAVFPRIFGHEAVGVVESVGDHVEEFTVGDTVLPVFLPNCKECSDCKSQKSNICSIFENNFSPEMPRDGTSRFKDMNGEILHHFLWVSSFTEYTVVDVTHAVKITPEIPVDKACLLGCGVSTGIGAAWKVAEVEEGSMVAIFGLGPVGLAVAEGARQRGALKIIAVDLNPEKFDIGKKFGVTDFVNPETCGEKSVSEVIKELTNGGADYCFECIGLASLMQEAFLSSRKGWGKTVILGVEMHGAQVSLNPYEFLRGRSVIGSLFGGVKPKSDIPVFAKKYLDNELRLDEFISHELSFQDINKAFELHQEGKSLRCIIWMDR